The following nucleotide sequence is from Pseudomonas sp. RC10.
GTCGCCGATCCCTGTAGGAGTGAGCTTGCTCGCGATCGCGGTCTGACAGTTTCATCATTGTCGACTGACTCACCGCCATCGCGAGCAAGCTCACTCCTACAGGGGCGTGTTTGCCGAAGTCGAGGTTCCACCGCCCAGCCGCAACGGGCGTACTCAAAAATAAGAACAATGAGGTGTTGCATGTCCGAGTCAACTCACGCGCGCATCCCTGCTGCGCCACCACGACAGCCCCTGCCACTGATGCAACTGATTCTGGTCGGCCTGCAACACGTCCTGTTGATGTACGGGGGTGCCGTTGCGGTGCCGCTGATCATCGGCCAGGCCGCCGGCCTCTCCCGTGAAGAAATCGCCTTTTTGATCAACGCCGATCTGCTGGTCGCGGGCATCGCGACGGTCGTGCAATCGTTCGGCATCGGTCCCTTGGGCATTCGCATGCCGATCATGATGGGCGCCAGCTTCGCGGCGGTCGGCAGCATGGTCGCCATGGCGGGCATGCAGGGCGTGGGCTTGCCGGGGATCTTCGGCGCGACCATCGTTGCCGGTTTCTTCGGCATGCTGATCGCGCCGTTCATGTCGAAAATCGTGCGCTTTTTTCCGCCCTTGGTGACCGGCACGGTGATCACCTCCATCGGCTTGTCGTTGTTCCCCGTCGCCGTGAATTGGGCGGGCGGCGGTAGCAAGGCGGTGAGTTTCGGTGACCCGCTTTACCTGGGCGTTGCGGCGCTGGTGCTGCTGACCATCCTGCTGATCAACCGCTTCATGCGCGGCTTCTGGGTCAACATTTCGGTGCTGATCGGCATGGGCCTGGGCTACATCCTTTCAGGCTTCATCGGCATGGTGGATTTGAGCGGTCTGGCTCAGGCGGACTGGGTGAAAGTGGTCACGCCGATGCACTTCGGTATGCCGACCTTCAGCCTCGCGCCGATCCTCTCGATGTGTCTCGTGGTGGTGATCATCTTCGTCGAGTCCACCGGGATGTTCCTGGCGCTGGGCAAGATCACCGACCGCGAAGTCACGCCGGGCATGCTGCGTCGCGGTTTGCTGTGCGACGCGGCCGCGTCCTTTCTCGCCGGTTTCCTCAACACGTTCACCCACTCCTCGTTCGCGCAGAACATCGGCCTGGTGCAAATGACCGGCGTGCGCTGCCGTTCGGTGACCATGGTCGCGGGCGGCTTTCTGGTGTTGCTGAGCCTGCTGCCGAAAGCGGCCTATCTGGTGGCCTCGATTCCGCCAGCGGTGCTGGGCGGCGCGGCGATTGCCATGTTCGGGATGGTTGCGGCGACCGGCATCAAGATTCTTCAGGAGGCCGACATCTCGGATCGTCGCAATCAACTGCTGGTGGCGGTGAGCATCGGCATGGGCCTGATCCCGGTCGTCCGGCCGGAG
It contains:
- a CDS encoding nucleobase:cation symporter-2 family protein, which codes for MSESTHARIPAAPPRQPLPLMQLILVGLQHVLLMYGGAVAVPLIIGQAAGLSREEIAFLINADLLVAGIATVVQSFGIGPLGIRMPIMMGASFAAVGSMVAMAGMQGVGLPGIFGATIVAGFFGMLIAPFMSKIVRFFPPLVTGTVITSIGLSLFPVAVNWAGGGSKAVSFGDPLYLGVAALVLLTILLINRFMRGFWVNISVLIGMGLGYILSGFIGMVDLSGLAQADWVKVVTPMHFGMPTFSLAPILSMCLVVVIIFVESTGMFLALGKITDREVTPGMLRRGLLCDAAASFLAGFLNTFTHSSFAQNIGLVQMTGVRCRSVTMVAGGFLVLLSLLPKAAYLVASIPPAVLGGAAIAMFGMVAATGIKILQEADISDRRNQLLVAVSIGMGLIPVVRPEFFSQLPHWMGPITHSGIAMATLSAVLLNLLFNVLGGAERAAMAGPVHSH